A window of the Brassica napus cultivar Da-Ae chromosome C5, Da-Ae, whole genome shotgun sequence genome harbors these coding sequences:
- the LOC125587658 gene encoding uncharacterized protein LOC125587658: MHLEELQAKDARLAKNETLLWKNHTEHFTEWLKNKIHLDSKDSHSKEIRWLAFGPRNVALAHKGFIINGQRFHTDAVKLKTQNSGVTYEAFSMCRSSARDMRQVADMITYYGVIKEILVIDYHMFKVPLFRCNWANTANGVKEEDGFTLVNLHMNQAAYLKDPFILPSQAKQVFYSREDDASNWYVVMRAPPRGYHELETKEDLGGAPLPVQEVDDMGDDMDDDSVYVRDDCEGLLVVD, translated from the exons ATGCATTTGGAAGAGTTGCAAGCTAAGGATGCTCGATTGGCTAAAAATGAAACTTTGTTATGGAAAAACCATACTGAACACTTTACAGAATGGCTTAAAAATAAG ATTCATTTAGACTCAAAAGATAGTCATTCTAAGGAGATAAGGTGGTTGGCATTTGGACCAAGAAATGTTGCTTTAGCACATAAAGGATTCATCATCAATGGCCAACGGTTTCATACTGATGCGGTCAAGCTGAAGACACAAAACAGTGGAGTAACTTATGAAGCCTTTAGCATGTGTAGATCAAGTGCAAGAGATATGAGACAGGTCGCGGATATGATTACATACTATGGAGTGATAAAGGAGATTTTGGTCATCGACTATCACATGTTCAAAGTGCCACTCTTTAGATGCAACTGGGCAAACACAGCGAATGGTGTGAAGGAAGAAGATGGCTTCACTCTTGTTAACCTTCATATGAACCAAGCAGCCTATTTGAAAGATCCATTCATTCTACCTTCTCAAGCGAAACAGGTTTTCTACTCTAGGGAGGATGATGCTTCAAATTGGTATGTTGTTATGAGAGCACCACCTAGAGGTTATCATGAGTTGGAAACAAAAGAGGATTTAGGTGGTGCTCCTTTACCtgtccaagaagttgatgatatgGGTGATGATATGGATGATGATAGTGTATATGTTAGGGATGATTGTGAAGGTTTATTAGTGGTAGATTGA
- the LOC125587660 gene encoding uncharacterized protein LOC125587660: MVNNIPLGPNAVSVEVVKVFNDQAYLWRPTADMFLIGDALSEKIAWPVLKVEVMPTPATEVTPTKCAGKKIASPSKPAKKKAVSPGSTSSTRSPKQKCTLLDCNNSGRKVAEGRVASTDPNELCHFVPLGPNASKVWIDVAKIGDAKVWRPNSEIEYISDAMGSVVAWPNDKIKFV; this comes from the exons ATGGTTAACAACATACCTCTGGGTCCCAATGCTGTTAGTGTCGAAGTAGTGAAGGTGTTCAATGATCAAGCATATTTGTGGAGGCCAACCGCTGATATGTTCTTGATTGGTGATGCACTTAGCGAGAAAATAGCATGGCCAGTCCTAAAGGTTGAAGTCATGCCTACACCTGCTACAGAAGTAACACCAACTAAATGTGCAGGGAAGAAAATAGCATCACCTTCGAAGCCAGCCAAGAAAAAAGCAGTG AGTCCAGGCAGCACTAGTTCGACCAGAAGTCCGAAGCAGAAGTGCACTCTCTTGGATTGCAACAACTCTGGACGTAAGGTAGCTGAAGGAAGGGTAGCTTCAACGGATCCGAATGAGTTGTGCCACTTTGTACCCCTAGGTCCAAATGCAAGCAAGGTGTGGATTGATGTGGCTAAGATCGGTGATGCAAAAGTCTGGAGGCCAAATTCAGAGATTGAATACATATCTGATGCAATGGGTTCGGTTGTGGCATGGCCAAATGACAAAATCAAGTTTGTCTAA
- the LOC125587659 gene encoding uncharacterized protein LOC125587659 isoform X1 has protein sequence MDSTSAADNIREDAVSKVLGKDKPGRVRGFGRGITANKLAYLQFRDAKIAEMKSEIEELKGMVRELAEKKKSNVDAETSESSGGFKEGVRVQILDWIESEDVVVGEGEFCSAEPKYKIGRIPIGPNAVAIVVKYALSASASLWRPTTDVLTLDEAVGYKISWPMDKVILDKDPNCSEDLSMVNFQILFSSYNN, from the exons ATGGACTCCACATCAGCTGCTGATAACATAAGGGAAGATGCTGTGAGCAAGGTTTTGGGAAAAGACAAACCTGGACGAGTAAGGGGCTTTGGTAGAGGGATTACAGCTAATAAGCTAGCATATCTGCAATTTAGAGACGCTAAGATTGCAGAAATGAAAAGTGAGATTGAAGAGTTAAAGGGGATGGTGCGAGAATTAGCTGAGAAGAAG AAAAGTAATGTTGATGCTGAAACATCTGAGAGTAGTGGTGGATTCAAAGAAGGAGTCAGAGTACAAATACTGGATTGGATTGAATCAGAGGATGTTGTTGTTGGTGAAGGAGAATTCTGCTCTGCTGAACCGAAGTACAAAATTGGTCGTATACCAATTGGTCCTAATGCAGTGGCTATCGTAGTTAAGTATGCACTAAGCGCATCAGCTTCACTCTGGAGGCCTACTACGGATGTGTTAACTCTTGATGAAGCTGTGGGATACAAGATATCTTGGCCAATGGATAAAGTGATTTTGGATAAGGATCCAAACTGTTCTGAAGATTTATCTAtggtaaattttcaaatcttgttttcttcttacaaCAATTGA
- the LOC125587659 gene encoding uncharacterized protein LOC125587659 isoform X2: MVTFNDIGEHVGPGSVTLSSFLGPLVREHVPVTLADWRKLDAATKATMWEEIQGRFNLQEEWQKAVIFKQLGNVWRAGKSRLVSQVRVAKTAAERIALKPSNIPSLQLWNTWVKSKTTKSFTETSNKYRAMRRNQIPHTTSRKGMLRLADDMVKE, from the exons ATGGTCACATTCAATGACATTGGTGAGCATGTTGGACCTGGTTCAGTAACCCTATCGTCGTTTCTTGGTCCTCTTGTGAGGGAACATGTTCCGGTTACACTTGCCGATTGGAGAAAACTTGATGCAGCGACTAAAGCAACAATGTGGGAAGAAATTcag GGGAGGTTTAACTTGCAAGAAGAGTGGCAGAAAGCTGTTATTTTCAAGCAGCTGGGAAATGTGTGGAGGGCTGGGAAGTCAAGGCTGGTGTCACAAGTACGTGTGGCGAAGACTGCAGCTGAGAGAATAGCTTTAAAACCGAGCAACATCCCATCCCTTCAACTGTGGAACACTTGGGTTAAGAGTAAGACTACCAAATCTTTCACA GAAACGAGTAACAAGTACAGAGCGATGAGAAGAAATCAGATTCCTCACACCACCAGCCGCAAAGGAATGCTTCGTTTAGCTGATGATATGGTAAAAGAGTAG